A genomic region of Pseudomonas abietaniphila contains the following coding sequences:
- a CDS encoding acyl-CoA thioesterase → MNELEQEDPIPQGDLALQITALPRETNGFGDIFGGWLVAQMDLAGTAMASKVAGGRVATVAIDRMAFLVPVAVGAQLSFYTQTLEIGRSSIQMMVEVWSDDPLSSEWRKVTEAVFVFVAIDGSGRTRSVPARR, encoded by the coding sequence ATGAACGAACTTGAACAGGAAGATCCGATACCGCAGGGCGACCTTGCTCTGCAAATAACCGCCCTCCCCCGCGAAACCAATGGCTTCGGCGATATTTTCGGTGGCTGGCTGGTCGCACAGATGGACCTGGCAGGCACTGCCATGGCCAGTAAAGTAGCAGGCGGTCGCGTGGCCACCGTAGCCATCGACCGTATGGCGTTTCTGGTCCCAGTCGCCGTGGGCGCGCAGCTGTCCTTTTATACGCAGACCCTGGAAATCGGCCGCAGCTCGATTCAGATGATGGTCGAGGTCTGGAGCGATGATCCGCTGTCCAGCGAATGGCGCAAGGTGACTGAAGCTGTATTCGTGTTCGTCGCGATCGACGGCAGTGGCCGCACCCGTTCGGTTCCGGCGCGGCGCTGA
- a CDS encoding MFS transporter, with translation MTSVSTNAAQPSRPLTRNDYKTLSLSALGGALEFYDFIIFVFFAAVVGKLFFPVDMPEWLRLMQTFGIFAAGYLARPLGGIVMAHFGDLLGRKKMFTLSIFLMAVPTLIMGLLPTYAQIGIWAPLLLLLMRVIQGAAIGGEVPGAWVFVSEHVPARNVGYACGTLTSGLTAGILLGSLVATWINSLYTPAEVSDYAWRIPFLLGGVFGLMSVYLRRWLHETPVFAELQLRKALAEEVPLKAVLRDHRGAVVLSMALTWLLSAGVVVIILMTPTLLQTTYGFAPAVTLKANSLAIVLLSVGCIGAGALADRFGAGLVFLLGSLGLLVSSWVFYHTVGAHPDWLYPLYAITGLFVGTIGAVPFVMVKAFPPVVRFSGLSFSYNLAYAIFGGLTPMVVTLMLKANPMGPAWYVAGLCVLGMVIGVYLLMKKSSLR, from the coding sequence ATGACCTCTGTGTCCACCAATGCCGCGCAGCCGTCGCGTCCACTGACCCGCAACGATTACAAAACCCTGTCGCTGTCTGCCCTCGGCGGTGCGCTGGAATTTTACGACTTCATCATTTTTGTGTTCTTCGCGGCGGTGGTCGGCAAGCTGTTCTTCCCCGTAGACATGCCGGAATGGCTGCGTTTGATGCAAACGTTTGGCATTTTCGCCGCCGGTTATCTGGCTCGGCCTTTGGGCGGCATCGTCATGGCGCACTTTGGCGACCTGCTGGGTCGCAAGAAAATGTTCACCCTGAGCATTTTCCTCATGGCCGTGCCGACCTTGATCATGGGCCTGCTGCCGACCTATGCGCAGATTGGTATCTGGGCGCCGCTTCTGTTGCTGCTGATGCGCGTCATTCAGGGTGCCGCGATTGGTGGCGAAGTGCCGGGTGCGTGGGTATTCGTTTCCGAGCACGTTCCCGCACGTAACGTCGGTTACGCCTGCGGTACCCTCACCTCGGGTCTCACTGCAGGCATTTTGCTCGGTTCGCTGGTGGCGACCTGGATCAACAGCCTCTACACCCCGGCTGAGGTGTCGGACTACGCCTGGCGTATCCCTTTCCTGCTGGGCGGTGTGTTTGGTCTGATGTCGGTCTACCTGCGTCGCTGGTTGCACGAGACGCCGGTCTTCGCTGAACTTCAACTGCGCAAAGCGCTGGCGGAAGAGGTCCCGCTCAAGGCTGTGCTGCGTGACCACCGCGGCGCCGTCGTGCTGTCGATGGCGCTGACCTGGCTGCTGTCGGCCGGTGTCGTCGTCATCATCCTGATGACCCCGACCTTGCTGCAAACCACCTACGGCTTCGCCCCGGCTGTCACTCTGAAGGCCAACAGCTTGGCGATCGTCCTGCTGAGTGTGGGCTGCATCGGCGCGGGTGCGCTGGCAGACCGTTTTGGCGCGGGTTTGGTGTTCTTGCTTGGCTCGCTGGGATTGTTGGTCAGTTCGTGGGTCTTCTACCACACCGTTGGGGCTCATCCTGACTGGCTGTACCCGCTGTACGCCATCACCGGTTTGTTCGTGGGCACCATCGGCGCCGTGCCATTCGTGATGGTAAAAGCCTTCCCGCCCGTCGTGCGCTTCTCGGGCCTGTCGTTTTCCTACAACCTGGCCTACGCCATCTTTGGCGGCCTGACGCCGATGGTCGTCACGCTGATGCTCAAGGCCAACCCGATGGGGCCGGCCTGGTACGTGGCGGGGCTTTGCGTGCTGGGAATGGTGATTGGGGTGTATCTGCTGATGAAGAAGTCATCTTTGCGCTGA
- a CDS encoding phosphate ABC transporter substrate-binding protein PstS family protein, translating to MTLKRLMSAFTFAAASVATVHAVAAVDPAIKPYVKTTGVSGNLSSVGSDTLANLMTMWAEAYKKEYPSVNIQIQAAGSSTAPPALTEGTATLGPMSRKMKDGELSAFEQKYGYKPTAIPVAVDALAIFVHKDNPIKGLTLQQVDAIFSATRLCGAKADAKTWGDIGVTGDLAGKSIQLFGRNSVSGTYGYFKEEALCKGDFKPNVNEQPGSASVVSSISSSLNGIGYSGIGYKTSSVRTVPLAKKEGGEFIEDNEVNALNGTYPLARFLYVYVNKAPNKPLNPLEAEFVKLVLSKQGQEVVMKDGYIPLPAKVVSKALADLGL from the coding sequence ATGACACTCAAGCGTTTGATGTCCGCATTCACCTTCGCAGCGGCGAGCGTCGCTACGGTTCACGCGGTGGCGGCGGTTGACCCTGCGATCAAGCCTTACGTCAAAACCACGGGTGTGTCCGGCAACCTTTCCAGCGTGGGCTCCGACACGTTGGCGAACTTGATGACGATGTGGGCCGAGGCGTACAAAAAAGAGTATCCGAGCGTCAACATTCAGATTCAGGCTGCCGGGTCGTCGACGGCGCCGCCGGCGCTGACGGAGGGCACTGCCACGCTGGGGCCGATGAGCCGCAAGATGAAGGACGGCGAGCTGTCCGCCTTCGAGCAAAAGTACGGCTACAAGCCGACGGCGATTCCGGTTGCGGTGGATGCACTGGCGATATTTGTTCACAAGGACAACCCGATCAAGGGGCTGACGCTGCAGCAAGTGGACGCGATTTTCTCGGCGACCCGCTTGTGTGGCGCCAAGGCTGACGCGAAAACCTGGGGTGATATCGGTGTGACCGGTGACCTGGCAGGCAAGTCGATCCAGCTGTTCGGGCGTAACTCGGTGTCCGGCACCTACGGCTATTTCAAGGAAGAGGCCTTATGCAAAGGTGACTTCAAACCCAACGTTAACGAGCAACCCGGTTCGGCGTCGGTGGTGAGTTCGATCAGTAGCTCGCTCAACGGCATCGGCTACTCAGGTATCGGTTATAAAACGTCCAGCGTGCGCACCGTGCCACTGGCGAAGAAAGAGGGCGGCGAGTTCATCGAAGACAACGAAGTCAACGCGCTGAACGGCACGTATCCACTGGCGCGCTTCCTTTATGTCTACGTCAACAAAGCGCCAAACAAGCCGCTGAATCCATTGGAAGCGGAGTTCGTAAAATTGGTGCTGTCCAAACAGGGTCAGGAAGTTGTCATGAAAGACGGGTACATTCCTCTACCAGCCAAGGTCGTAAGCAAAGCGTTGGCTGATCTGGGGCTATAA
- a CDS encoding ABC transporter permease subunit, with the protein MNDLANSSMTERSPPERIDFNTPELQRKRRIRALKDRLTRWYVLVGGLAVLAAITLIFFYLAYVVAPLFQGAKLTANTVQTPAWMQDAGKPMVLVIEEQNQVGMRVSDKGEALFFHLSDGSELSRVALPVPAGAHVTSVAQDQPGKPLIAVGLSNGQVLVFKHAYPITYPGNQKTITPAITYPYGETPLVLDEEGRALEHVNLNANDSTLILAGATGTQLHVLSLTQAENLMTGETTNEQSRIDLPQLSATVKAIYVDPRQQWLYVINGRAQADVFNLRDRTLNGRYKLLEDANAETTASTQLVGGISLMIGSSRGNIAQWFMARDVDGEMRLQHIRDFKMGAAPISQITAEQRRKGFIAMDTAGKLGVFHSTAHRTLLIDPVASGPAVMGMSPRADRIIVEDSGKLLPLELKNPHPEVSWSALWDKVWYENYDEPKYIWQSTASNSDFEPKLSLAPLTYGTLKAAFYAMLLAAPLAVAAAIYTAYFMAPGMRRKVKPVIELMEAMPTVILGFFAGLFLAPYLEGHLPGIFSLLIFTPIGILLAGFLWTRLPESIRLRVPDGWESAILIPVVLLVGWVSLGMSSHMENWFFGGDMRSWITNDLGITYDQRNALVVGLAMGFAVIPNIYSIAEDAIFSVPRGLTLGSLALGATPWQTLTRVVILTASPGIFSALMIGMGRAVGETMIVLMATGNTPIMDMNLFEGMRTLAANVAVEMPESEVGGSHYRVLFLAALVLLMFTFVMNTLAELIRQRLRKQYSSL; encoded by the coding sequence ATGAATGATTTGGCCAATTCATCGATGACCGAAAGATCCCCTCCCGAGCGCATTGATTTCAATACGCCCGAGCTGCAACGCAAGCGTCGTATTCGTGCGCTCAAGGACCGTCTGACGCGCTGGTACGTGTTGGTTGGCGGTCTTGCCGTGTTGGCCGCAATCACCCTGATCTTCTTTTATCTCGCCTATGTCGTCGCGCCGCTCTTTCAGGGGGCGAAGCTGACCGCCAACACCGTTCAAACGCCTGCCTGGATGCAGGATGCTGGCAAGCCGATGGTGCTGGTCATCGAAGAGCAGAACCAGGTCGGCATGCGCGTATCCGACAAAGGCGAAGCGCTGTTCTTTCATCTCAGTGACGGCAGCGAGCTGTCTCGTGTGGCGCTGCCGGTGCCGGCTGGCGCGCACGTTACCTCGGTTGCGCAAGACCAGCCCGGCAAGCCGTTGATCGCAGTGGGTCTGTCCAACGGTCAGGTGCTGGTGTTCAAGCATGCTTATCCGATCACGTACCCGGGCAACCAGAAAACCATCACCCCCGCCATCACGTATCCCTACGGCGAGACGCCTTTGGTGCTCGACGAAGAAGGGCGGGCGCTGGAACACGTCAACCTCAATGCCAATGACTCCACTTTGATTCTTGCGGGTGCGACCGGCACCCAGCTGCATGTGCTGTCGCTGACGCAGGCCGAAAACCTTATGACCGGCGAGACGACCAACGAGCAAAGCCGCATCGACCTGCCGCAACTGTCCGCAACCGTGAAGGCGATCTACGTCGACCCGCGTCAGCAATGGCTGTACGTGATCAATGGCCGCGCTCAAGCGGACGTTTTCAACCTTCGCGATCGCACGCTGAACGGCCGTTACAAATTGCTGGAAGACGCCAATGCCGAAACCACGGCCAGCACTCAGCTCGTCGGCGGTATCTCGCTGATGATTGGCAGCTCCAGAGGCAACATCGCGCAATGGTTCATGGCCCGTGATGTCGATGGCGAGATGCGCCTACAGCACATTCGTGACTTCAAGATGGGCGCGGCACCGATTTCGCAGATCACCGCCGAGCAACGCCGCAAGGGCTTCATCGCCATGGACACCGCCGGCAAGCTGGGTGTGTTTCACAGCACCGCACATCGCACGCTCCTGATCGACCCGGTCGCCAGCGGCCCGGCTGTCATGGGCATGTCGCCGCGAGCCGATCGCATCATTGTCGAGGACAGCGGCAAGCTGCTACCGCTGGAGCTGAAGAACCCGCACCCCGAAGTGTCGTGGAGCGCGTTGTGGGACAAGGTCTGGTACGAGAACTACGACGAGCCCAAGTACATCTGGCAGTCCACCGCGTCCAACAGTGATTTCGAGCCAAAACTGAGTTTGGCGCCGCTGACCTACGGCACGCTCAAGGCCGCGTTTTACGCGATGTTGCTGGCAGCGCCGCTGGCCGTCGCTGCGGCCATCTACACCGCGTATTTCATGGCGCCGGGCATGCGCCGCAAGGTCAAGCCGGTCATCGAGCTGATGGAAGCCATGCCGACGGTGATTCTCGGCTTCTTCGCGGGTCTGTTTCTGGCGCCTTATCTGGAAGGGCATCTGCCGGGCATCTTCAGTCTGCTGATCTTCACGCCGATCGGCATCTTGCTTGCCGGTTTTCTGTGGACCCGTCTGCCCGAGTCGATCCGCCTGCGTGTGCCGGATGGCTGGGAAAGCGCGATCCTGATCCCTGTGGTGCTGCTGGTGGGCTGGGTTTCGCTGGGCATGAGCTCGCACATGGAGAACTGGTTCTTCGGCGGCGACATGCGCTCGTGGATCACCAACGACCTGGGCATTACCTACGACCAGCGCAACGCCTTGGTGGTCGGTCTGGCGATGGGCTTTGCGGTGATTCCCAACATCTACTCCATTGCCGAAGACGCCATCTTCAGTGTGCCGCGCGGCCTGACCCTCGGCTCGCTCGCCTTGGGCGCGACGCCTTGGCAGACCTTGACCCGTGTGGTCATCCTGACCGCCAGCCCCGGCATTTTCTCGGCGTTGATGATCGGCATGGGCCGCGCGGTGGGTGAAACCATGATCGTGCTGATGGCCACCGGCAATACGCCGATCATGGACATGAACCTGTTCGAAGGCATGCGCACCCTGGCGGCCAACGTTGCGGTGGAAATGCCGGAGTCCGAAGTGGGCGGCAGTCACTACCGCGTGTTGTTCCTCGCCGCGTTGGTGCTGCTGATGTTCACCTTTGTCATGAACACCTTGGCGGAGCTGATTCGCCAGCGCCTGCGCAAGCAGTATTCGTCTCTCTAG
- the pstA gene encoding phosphate ABC transporter permease PstA yields MKKTSLKSWFKSGGPGVWLSAGAVSIAVIMTIGLLAVIAVRGLGHFWPADVISAHYDVPGQEKHVLVGELVQSEQVPRARLKAAGLSVPDQGPEFMTRDLFKVGNRDISPSDFNWVIGEWLTDQTKPAELMTIERREWGNFYGYLVNVKENGSVVALGEAAWPQLQERIKRVQAISDELDGLEKSDIGAINHGIERLRLQARKLELNGKLDAEAQADMASERAEYDARYKDIESRLAALHADFNRDSLTARDANGKEVEISLGKVVHAYQPNAMGVGTKLGFYFQKLWEFLSDDPREANTEGGIFPAIFGTVMMTLIMAVIVTPFGVLAAVYLREYARQGPVTRLIRIAVNNLAGVPAIVYGVFGLGFFVYVLGGSLDQLFFPEALPAPTFGTPGLLWASLTLALLAVPVVIVATEEGLARIPLSLREGSLALGATKAETLWKIVLPMASPAMMTGLILAVARAAGEVAPLMLVGVVKLAPSLPLDGNYPYLHLDQKIMHLGFHIYDVGFQSPNVEAARPLVYATALLLVLVIALLNLSAVTIRNRLREKYKALEE; encoded by the coding sequence ATGAAAAAGACCTCCCTGAAGAGTTGGTTCAAAAGTGGCGGCCCCGGTGTCTGGTTGAGTGCGGGCGCTGTTTCTATCGCGGTGATCATGACCATCGGCCTGTTGGCCGTGATTGCCGTGCGCGGCCTTGGGCATTTCTGGCCTGCTGACGTGATCTCTGCGCACTACGACGTGCCTGGCCAGGAAAAGCATGTGCTGGTGGGCGAGCTGGTGCAGTCCGAGCAAGTGCCGCGTGCCCGCCTCAAGGCCGCCGGTCTTTCGGTCCCGGATCAGGGGCCTGAGTTCATGACGCGCGATCTGTTCAAGGTCGGTAACCGCGACATCAGCCCCAGCGATTTCAACTGGGTGATCGGCGAGTGGCTCACCGATCAGACCAAACCTGCCGAACTGATGACGATTGAACGCCGCGAGTGGGGCAATTTCTACGGCTACCTGGTCAACGTCAAAGAGAACGGTAGCGTCGTTGCCCTGGGAGAAGCGGCCTGGCCGCAACTGCAGGAACGTATCAAGCGGGTGCAGGCGATCTCGGACGAACTGGACGGTCTGGAAAAGTCAGACATCGGGGCCATCAACCACGGTATCGAACGCCTGCGTCTGCAAGCCCGCAAACTCGAACTGAACGGCAAGCTCGACGCCGAAGCGCAGGCCGACATGGCCTCGGAGCGCGCTGAGTACGATGCTCGCTACAAGGACATCGAATCGCGCCTCGCTGCGTTGCACGCCGACTTCAACCGCGACAGCCTGACCGCGCGCGACGCCAACGGTAAAGAAGTCGAGATCAGCCTGGGTAAGGTGGTGCACGCTTACCAACCCAATGCCATGGGGGTCGGTACCAAGCTGGGTTTCTATTTCCAGAAACTGTGGGAATTCCTCAGCGACGACCCGCGCGAGGCGAATACCGAAGGCGGGATCTTCCCGGCGATTTTCGGCACGGTAATGATGACGCTGATCATGGCGGTGATCGTGACGCCATTCGGCGTGCTCGCGGCGGTCTACCTGCGTGAGTATGCCCGCCAAGGGCCGGTCACCCGACTGATCCGCATTGCGGTGAACAACCTCGCAGGCGTTCCGGCCATTGTCTACGGCGTGTTTGGTCTGGGCTTTTTCGTCTATGTGCTGGGCGGCTCGCTGGACCAGCTGTTTTTCCCCGAGGCGCTTCCAGCCCCGACCTTCGGTACACCGGGCCTGCTGTGGGCGTCGTTGACCTTGGCGCTGCTGGCGGTGCCGGTGGTGATCGTCGCCACGGAAGAAGGTCTGGCGCGTATCCCTTTGAGCCTGCGTGAAGGTTCGCTGGCGCTGGGGGCGACCAAGGCCGAAACGTTGTGGAAGATCGTGCTGCCCATGGCCAGTCCGGCCATGATGACGGGCCTGATCCTGGCCGTAGCGCGCGCAGCGGGGGAGGTTGCCCCGCTGATGCTGGTCGGCGTGGTCAAGCTGGCACCGTCGCTGCCGCTGGACGGCAACTACCCGTATCTGCACCTCGACCAGAAGATCATGCACTTGGGCTTCCACATCTACGACGTCGGCTTTCAGAGCCCCAACGTCGAGGCGGCGCGGCCGTTGGTGTACGCCACGGCGTTGTTGCTGGTGCTGGTGATCGCGTTGTTGAACCTGTCAGCGGTGACGATCCGTAATCGCCTGCGCGAGAAGTACAAGGCGCTGGAAGAATGA
- the pstB gene encoding phosphate ABC transporter ATP-binding protein PstB has product MQQEPHTHGINMSALGRKRQGLDLASEAVALEVPGLSLFYGEKQALFDIQMNIPKQRVTSFIGPSGCGKSTLLRTFNRMNDLVDGCRVQGEIKLYGHDIYTKGEDVAELRRRVGMVFQKPNPFPKTIYENVVYGLRIQGINKKRTLDEAVEWALRGAALWDEVKDRLHESALGLSGGQQQRLVIARTIAVEPEVLLLDEPCSALDPISTLKVEELIYELKSKYTIVIVTHNMQQAARVSDYTAFLYMGKVVEFGDTDTLFTNPTKKQTEDYITGRYG; this is encoded by the coding sequence ATGCAGCAAGAACCCCACACCCACGGCATCAACATGTCGGCATTGGGTCGCAAGCGCCAGGGACTGGACCTGGCCAGCGAAGCCGTTGCGCTGGAAGTGCCGGGCCTGAGCCTGTTTTACGGCGAAAAGCAGGCGCTGTTCGACATTCAGATGAACATCCCGAAACAGCGCGTCACGTCGTTCATCGGACCGTCTGGCTGCGGCAAGTCCACGTTGCTGCGCACCTTCAACCGGATGAACGATCTGGTCGATGGCTGCCGTGTGCAGGGCGAGATCAAACTTTACGGGCATGACATTTACACCAAGGGCGAAGACGTCGCCGAGCTGCGGCGTCGCGTGGGCATGGTGTTCCAGAAGCCCAACCCGTTCCCCAAGACCATTTACGAGAACGTCGTTTATGGCCTACGGATTCAGGGCATCAACAAGAAACGCACGCTCGACGAGGCTGTCGAGTGGGCACTGCGCGGCGCGGCGTTGTGGGATGAGGTCAAGGACCGCCTGCACGAGTCAGCGCTCGGACTTTCGGGTGGTCAGCAGCAACGTCTGGTGATCGCCCGCACTATCGCCGTCGAACCCGAGGTACTGCTGCTGGACGAGCCGTGCTCCGCGCTTGACCCGATTTCGACGTTAAAAGTCGAAGAGCTGATCTACGAACTGAAATCCAAATACACCATTGTGATCGTTACCCACAACATGCAGCAGGCGGCGCGCGTGTCGGATTACACCGCGTTTCTGTACATGGGCAAGGTGGTCGAGTTCGGGGACACCGATACGTTGTTCACCAATCCGACCAAAAAACAGACTGAAGACTACATAACCGGTCGTTACGGCTAG
- the phoU gene encoding phosphate signaling complex protein PhoU — protein sequence MIKDSHTHHISQQFNAELEEVRSHLLEMGGLVEKQVNDAVTALIDADSGLAQRVREVDDRINQMERNIDEECLRILARRQPAASDLRLIISISKSVIDLERIGDESTKIARRAIQLCEEGESPRGYVEVRHIGDQVRSMVRDALDSFARFDADLALSVAQYDKTIDREYKTALRELVTYMMEDPRSISRVLNVIWVLRSLERIGDHARNISELVIYLVRGTDVRHLGLKRMQEEVKGLSAEIPNVPGAPDDK from the coding sequence ATGATCAAAGACAGCCATACACATCACATCTCCCAGCAGTTCAACGCTGAACTGGAAGAAGTTCGCAGCCACCTGCTGGAAATGGGTGGTCTGGTCGAGAAGCAGGTCAACGACGCGGTCACCGCACTGATCGACGCCGACTCGGGCCTTGCCCAGCGCGTCCGTGAAGTCGACGACCGCATCAACCAGATGGAGCGCAACATCGACGAAGAGTGCCTGCGCATTCTGGCCCGTCGTCAGCCTGCCGCTTCGGACCTGCGCCTGATCATCAGCATCTCCAAGTCCGTTATCGACCTGGAGCGCATCGGTGACGAGTCCACCAAGATCGCGCGCCGCGCCATCCAGCTGTGCGAGGAAGGCGAGTCGCCGCGGGGTTACGTGGAAGTGCGCCACATCGGCGACCAGGTTCGCAGCATGGTGCGTGATGCCCTCGACTCGTTCGCCCGTTTCGACGCCGATCTGGCCCTGTCGGTGGCGCAATACGACAAGACCATCGACCGCGAGTACAAGACCGCGCTGCGTGAGCTGGTGACGTACATGATGGAAGACCCGCGCTCGATTTCCCGCGTCCTGAACGTGATCTGGGTGCTGCGCTCGCTGGAACGCATCGGTGACCATGCCCGCAACATCTCGGAGCTGGTGATCTATCTGGTGCGCGGCACCGACGTGCGTCACCTGGGCCTCAAGCGCATGCAGGAAGAAGTCAAAGGTCTGTCCGCCGAAATACCTAATGTTCCGGGCGCACCTGACGATAAGTAA
- a CDS encoding response regulator — translation MSKVSVLVVDDAPFIRDLVKKGLRNAFPGVTLEDAVNGRKAQVLLTKEAFDLVLCDWEMPEMSGLELLTWCRQQESLKNMPFIMVTSRGDKENVIQAIHAGVSDFIGKPFTNEQLLTKVKKALHKVGKLEALMTGAPARANAAFANDSLSALTGNRPETVSATPTAAAAAAPAQPLIKPMAKPAAAAEPTGRGQGQLRLSSGTQQCVIKALSLKEASLVVRRSETLPQILDSAVLDLEQGENAEVARLNGYLHAIAAFEQKPDSDWLQLTFRFVDQDTQKLDYLSRLIARGTAQKHFVPGA, via the coding sequence ATGAGTAAAGTCAGTGTATTGGTGGTGGATGACGCGCCGTTCATCCGCGATCTGGTCAAGAAAGGGCTGCGTAACGCGTTCCCTGGCGTCACCCTGGAAGATGCCGTCAATGGCCGTAAAGCCCAGGTGTTGCTCACCAAAGAGGCCTTCGACCTGGTCCTGTGCGATTGGGAAATGCCTGAGATGTCCGGGCTGGAGTTGCTGACCTGGTGCCGTCAGCAGGAAAGCCTGAAAAACATGCCGTTCATCATGGTCACCAGCCGTGGTGACAAGGAAAACGTGATCCAGGCGATCCACGCCGGTGTTTCCGACTTCATCGGCAAGCCGTTCACCAACGAACAGTTGCTGACCAAGGTCAAGAAAGCGCTGCACAAAGTCGGCAAGCTGGAGGCCCTGATGACCGGCGCCCCGGCGCGCGCCAACGCAGCCTTCGCCAATGACTCGCTGAGCGCCCTGACCGGTAATCGCCCTGAAACGGTCAGCGCGACGCCGACTGCTGCGGCTGCGGCTGCGCCTGCACAGCCCTTGATCAAGCCCATGGCCAAGCCCGCTGCGGCTGCAGAGCCAACGGGTCGGGGTCAGGGGCAGTTGCGTCTTTCCAGCGGCACTCAGCAGTGCGTGATCAAGGCGCTGAGCCTCAAGGAGGCGTCGCTGGTGGTGCGTCGCAGTGAAACCCTGCCGCAGATCCTCGACAGCGCCGTGCTCGACCTGGAGCAAGGCGAGAACGCCGAAGTGGCGCGTCTGAACGGTTACCTGCACGCCATTGCCGCATTCGAGCAGAAACCGGACAGCGACTGGCTGCAACTGACCTTCCGTTTCGTCGACCAGGACACCCAGAAGCTCGACTACCTGTCGCGTCTGATCGCACGTGGCACGGCGCAGAAGCACTTCGTGCCCGGAGCCTGA
- a CDS encoding M23 family metallopeptidase, producing the protein MLERLLTVCVLLLAAQSAAAVTIYRFTDANGVVSFTDQPVPGAQVMKLRERMVERIDSQVRLNVKKAKGTDSLYVRNDLYAPVEIELRLSGVKNVVGVADQVIRRTIPARSNERLLALSPQIPSKAMSYKPSLRSIVGDPQRSVSAGGLAYRYPLPWVGGPFRISQGPNGSYSHVGAKSRYAIDIAMPEGTQIIAARSGTVIKTENGQSGRGANPSGNFVRILHDDGTMGVYLHLMQGSVSVKEGERVAVGTPLGRSGNTGNSTGPHLHFVVQRNVGLALESIPYEFARPVQNLPNFAIGGN; encoded by the coding sequence ATGTTAGAGCGCTTGCTGACGGTGTGTGTATTGCTTCTGGCTGCGCAATCGGCCGCAGCCGTCACCATCTACAGATTCACCGACGCCAACGGAGTGGTTTCGTTTACCGATCAACCCGTTCCTGGCGCGCAGGTGATGAAACTGCGAGAGCGCATGGTTGAGCGCATCGACAGTCAGGTGCGCCTGAACGTCAAGAAAGCCAAAGGCACCGACAGCCTGTACGTGCGCAACGACCTATATGCGCCGGTCGAGATCGAGCTGCGATTGTCTGGCGTGAAAAACGTGGTCGGCGTCGCTGATCAGGTCATCCGCCGCACCATTCCTGCCCGCAGCAACGAACGATTGCTCGCCCTGAGCCCGCAAATCCCCAGCAAGGCCATGTCCTACAAACCGAGCCTGCGCTCGATTGTCGGCGATCCCCAGCGCAGCGTTTCAGCCGGCGGGCTGGCCTACCGTTATCCGCTGCCGTGGGTGGGCGGTCCTTTCCGCATCAGTCAGGGGCCTAATGGTTCGTACAGCCACGTAGGCGCCAAGAGCCGTTACGCCATCGACATTGCCATGCCCGAAGGCACGCAGATCATTGCAGCCCGCAGCGGCACGGTAATCAAGACCGAGAACGGTCAATCCGGACGTGGCGCGAACCCGTCGGGCAACTTCGTGCGCATCCTTCATGACGACGGCACCATGGGTGTTTACCTGCACCTGATGCAGGGATCGGTCAGCGTGAAGGAAGGTGAGCGAGTGGCGGTGGGCACGCCGCTTGGGCGCTCAGGCAATACGGGCAACAGCACAGGCCCGCACCTGCACTTCGTGGTGCAACGCAACGTGGGGCTGGCGCTGGAGTCGATTCCGTACGAGTTCGCACGGCCGGTGCAGAACCTGCCGAATTTCGCCATCGGCGGGAACTGA